AGGTGAGGTTGACGGCGTCGAGGGCGTTGCGGCCCATGAACGGCTGCGCCGAGGCGTGGGAGGTGATGCCGGCGAAGGTCGCCCGGAGCTGCCGGCGGCCGAGGAAGACCGACTCCGCCAGGTCGTAGCTCGACGGGTGCACCATCACGGCGGCGTCCACGCCGTCGAGGGCGCCGGCCCGGGCCATGTGCTCCTTCCCGGACCCGCCCTCCTCCGCGGGCGTGCCCAGCCAGACGACCCGGCCGGGCCAGCGGTCGCGGGTCGCCGCCAGGGCCAGGAACGCGCCCAGCCCGGCGGTGGCGATGACGTTGTGGCCGCAGCCGTGCCCGATGCCCGGCAGCGCGTCGTACTCCGACAGCACGGCGACGGTGGGCCCGTCGCCGGACCCGGTCACCTCCGCGGCCAGCGCGGTCTCCAGGCCGTGGGCTCCCCGGGTGACCGGGATGCCACGGCTCTCCACCAGGTCGGCGAGCGCGGCGGCCGAGCGGTGCTCCGCGAAGCCCACCTCCGGGTGCTCGGCCAGGTCGTGGGAGGCCGCGACGAGGGTGGGCGCCAGCTCGTCGACGGCGGCGGCCAGCGCGGCCAGCAGCTCCGCCGGAGCGCCGGCGGCGGTGGAGACCGGCGCCTCGGTGGCCCGCGCCCGGGCCTCGGTCTCGGCGGCGAGCTGACGCAGGATGAACGGGTCGACGGGAGTGGGGGCGTCCGGCATGCGCTGGTCCTTCGGCTGGGTCCCGGCGGGCGAGCCCGGATGGGGCGGTCCCGGCGTGCGGGGTCACGGTAGCGCCGCGGTGCCGGGCGGGGGACCCCGCCCCGGCCCGGGTCTGGCGCCCGTGCCCCGCGCGGGCCATGCTGAGCCTCCGGCGCGGGGCCGCGCCGGGGACGGCGACGGCGGGAGGTCCGTGGTGACGGCGGTGCGCGTGGCGCGCAAGCGGTTGGACGTCGACCTGCCGGCCCTGAGGTACGGCCTCCGGGCCTGCCTGCGGCCGCCCGACCGGGCCGGGACGGAGCGCCGGCTCGCCGCCACCTGGTCGCCGCCGGACGCCGTGGTGGCCTGCCTCTCCGCGCGGAGCGGCCTCGACCTGCTGCTGGCGGCCGTCGACTGGCCGGCGGGCTCGGAGGTGCTGCTGTCGGCGCTCTCGATCCCGCACCTGCCGCTGCTGGTCCGCAGCCACGGCTACGTGCCGGTGGCGGTCGACGTGCACCCCGCGACCCTGCAGCTCGACCCCGACGCGGTCCGCCGGGCGATCACCCCGCGGACCCGCGCGCTGCTGCACGCGCAGCTCCTCGGGGCGTCCGACGACCTGGCCGACGTCGCGGCCGTGGCCGGCCGGCACGGCCTGCTCCTCGTGGAGGACCGCGCCCAGGCCTACGACGGCCGGGACCGCGCCCTGGGCCTGCACGCCGACGTCGTGCTGCACAGCTTCGGGACCATCAAGACGCTCACCTGCTGCGGCGGCGGGGTCCTGCTGGTCCGCGACCCGGTCCTGCGGGCCCGGATGCGGGCGGCGCAGGGGGGCTGGCCCACCCAGCCGACGCGGTCCTACGCCGCCAAGCTCGTCCGCGGGGCCCTCATGCTGGCGCTCGCGCACCCCCGGGTGTACCCGCACTTCGTCCGGCTGGCCGCGAGGGTCGCCGGCGACCACGACGTGCTCGTCCGCCGGCTCAGCCGGGGCTACGCCGACGACGACCTGCTGGGCCAGCTCCGGCACCGGCCCTCGACCGCCCTGCTGGCCCTCCTCGCCCACCGGCTCGAGCACGACGACCCGGTCCGGGTCCAGCGCC
The window above is part of the Friedmanniella luteola genome. Proteins encoded here:
- a CDS encoding M20 family metallopeptidase yields the protein MPDAPTPVDPFILRQLAAETEARARATEAPVSTAAGAPAELLAALAAAVDELAPTLVAASHDLAEHPEVGFAEHRSAAALADLVESRGIPVTRGAHGLETALAAEVTGSGDGPTVAVLSEYDALPGIGHGCGHNVIATAGLGAFLALAATRDRWPGRVVWLGTPAEEGGSGKEHMARAGALDGVDAAVMVHPSSYDLAESVFLGRRQLRATFAGITSHASAQPFMGRNALDAVNLTYTGVALHRQQMPPNDRVHGVVTDGGERPNVIPERAEILFYLRSEYPQSLKILSGRLADIAAGAALMTGCAVELSWDDAPPYLPLRTNGPLAAAWNRRYGDLGHAMVAPDVVPSTFAGSTDFGNVSYRVPGLHAMVKIADSDVSLHTREFAAAAVTPTADAVLADAARGLAAVAADYLADPDFRRSVDDDFAAAGGVLDVPAFFD
- a CDS encoding DegT/DnrJ/EryC1/StrS family aminotransferase codes for the protein MTAVRVARKRLDVDLPALRYGLRACLRPPDRAGTERRLAATWSPPDAVVACLSARSGLDLLLAAVDWPAGSEVLLSALSIPHLPLLVRSHGYVPVAVDVHPATLQLDPDAVRRAITPRTRALLHAQLLGASDDLADVAAVAGRHGLLLVEDRAQAYDGRDRALGLHADVVLHSFGTIKTLTCCGGGVLLVRDPVLRARMRAAQGGWPTQPTRSYAAKLVRGALMLALAHPRVYPHFVRLAARVAGDHDVLVRRLSRGYADDDLLGQLRHRPSTALLALLAHRLEHDDPVRVQRRARAGERLADALDPHVRRLGARASRRTHWLFPVVADDPEGLVLAGRAAGFDLTRGSSTLVALDPACARAQAAMAGVVYLPAYPEMGDAALDRLAAVVNAASRPVAGARDREAAREEAAQAGRSSTAAVPSAAVTLPVQPRPAKVSVGSEPSAPAVTVKPAAGSARRR